Within the Bradyrhizobium cosmicum genome, the region ACCGTGTTGACGATCTTCTCCGGGGTGGCGCCTTTCCTGAAGTCGAAGGAATCCAGATCGGTCGACCACATCGCGACGTTGCGGGTGCCGAGATAGCTCACCATGGCGGGATTGTGCTGAAGCTGCGGAAAGCGGAAGAACGGCGCCGGGTTGGTGCCGAGCGCGAGCTTCACGGCGCTGAAGCCCTTCTCGATTTCGTCCTTGGCCTGCTGCTCCGTCAACTTCTTGCTGTTGAGATTGAGATGCGACCAGGTGTGCGTGCCGACCGTGTGGCCCTGGGCCAGCACCTGGCGCAGGATTTCCGGATGCCAGCTCGCGTGCTTGCCGACCGAGAAGAACAGGCCCTTGGCGCATTCATCCGCGAGCGCCTTCAGCACCGCGGGCGTGTTGACCGGCCAGGGGCTGTCGTCGAAGGTCAGCACGACCTCCTTGTCGGTGAGGAAGTCGAATTGCTTGAACGTTTCGAAGCCGAAGCCGGGGCCGCCGGTGGTGTCGATCTCGACCACGCGGGAAACGCCCAGCGCGTTCGGATTGGCGCAAGCCTGCTTCGGCTGAACCGGCATCGCCGGAGCGGGCGCAGGGGCCGCTGCCTGAGCCATTGCCGTCGGCTTGGCCGCGATCGTCGCGGTCGTTGAGACGTCATCCTTGGCGGCGAGCTTGGCCGGTGCCGGCAATGGATCGGCGGCACGGGCGGCAATTGTCTTGGGAGCGCCCTGATCGGCGATCGAGGAATAATAAAACCAACCGCCGGCGGCGATCACGACCGCCGCAACTACACTGGCCAGCATCAGGCCCAACGCATTACGCATCGTTACTCTTTCCAATTACGCAACCAAACCGGCGGATTTCCCCGCGTGCCCGGTTATTAATGCGAAGGAACAGTTAACGTGACACCAACACGACAGCGTTTGCGCCGGTTTTTCAGCAGGGTGCGCCAACGTGACCGATGTCACAGTTCGGGTGCGGCCCGTGACCGTCATCACAGTAGAAAGTGTTTTGCTGGAGCATCGTCAGTCCCATCAACAACGGGCGTTCGCCACGGCGGCGCCAATGGGAGCTTCAAATGACCACCTCGCTGAACACCAAGTCGTTCTCTACCAGGTCCCT harbors:
- a CDS encoding polysaccharide deacetylase family protein produces the protein MRNALGLMLASVVAAVVIAAGGWFYYSSIADQGAPKTIAARAADPLPAPAKLAAKDDVSTTATIAAKPTAMAQAAAPAPAPAMPVQPKQACANPNALGVSRVVEIDTTGGPGFGFETFKQFDFLTDKEVVLTFDDSPWPVNTPAVLKALADECAKGLFFSVGKHASWHPEILRQVLAQGHTVGTHTWSHLNLNSKKLTEQQAKDEIEKGFSAVKLALGTNPAPFFRFPQLQHNPAMVSYLGTRNVAMWSTDLDSFDFRKGATPEKIVNTVMTKLDKLGKGIILMHDFQKHTGEALPTLLARLKAGGYKIVQIKAKTTFQSLPEYDEAVLKDMKVPTASTTTRPISSVVQTVSQ